aatcacCGTGTAACCGTTCGGAAAATGTACACGCGAAAAACGATgaagatgagttgggaaagccAGTGAACAAACTCAGCCTTAATTCAGCAGAGAAGAATCAGATTGTATCTCTACTTTTAGCTATATCAACATTTATTATGTGCCTGCTTATATTGAGTAATTTATTGGTACCCTCTTTTTTTATGACATATTATGAGAATTGATTCTTAAGATAGTGCGATGTGACTCTCCGTACGTGTTTAGTggagagaaaaataaatgcGATAAATTTCTAGGGTAGTTGACATCCTCACCTAATGCTGTGTGTCAACTTGTGTTATAATCCTTTTGGTCTTCCTGTTAAGTTCATCCTTCACCGCTTGAATTAAACCTTTTGTGTACCTCGTGACACCACCATGAAATAATTTTGATGTACGTTTAGATCTAACAACTCAATTATGACTCATTATGATCTTGAAGAACTAGGATTCTAGCGCCTATAGCCATAATTTGGTCTGAGAAATAGCAAAAGCTACATGTTTTGGTCAGTCCACCGAAAAGGGGGAAAAGCATTGACTCAAGATGTTTGTACTAATCTGTGACAAAAATGTGTTTGCTGCTATATGTATTAATTCGTGAGGTTTCCTTGTCTTTAGCTCCTAATGCCTCGAATGCACTTTTGATGGTTTGTTGATTATTATGTTTAGACTTTAGATATTTTGGATATTTCTGTTGGCATGTATGTTTAGACTTAGATATTTTGGATTATTATCTGTTTGTCAACAGTATATTTCCAACCTGACGATctgtcattgtttttttttaacctaaTGCTGAAGTGCAAATCTATacctcataaaaaaaaatcataaggcTTCCATAGAGGATTTTCGTCCGTCGCCCAGCGCGCACCTCCTCTGCAAACCCCAAATTATCACACAATCCAATCCAACCCGAAAACAAAATCCAAATCGAAATCGAAATCGAAATCATCACAAAATATCAACTCAAGAGACAAAATATCAACACAAGAGatgatgagaggagaggaaggagcgAGCGAaaggccgccgctgctcctcgcTGGACCTCTacctcgccgcctcgctcccGTGGAGGTCCCGAGCTCAGGGGCTAGATCCTGAACCACCACGCCACCGGGAAGCCGCTGCGTCAAGGAGCAACTGACCCGCCATGCCACCAGGGAGCCATCACCCTGCTGCGCCGCCGAGAGCCGTCGACCCGCTGGATGTAGCgaggagcggggcggcggcaaCTCCCCGACGAggaggaaaggggcggccgacGGTGCGAAATTATTCTTATGTGTCAATCCGTTATTAAAAGTCTAACATTGATTGTTTATTGAACAATATTATAAGCTTGTTGCCAGGGTTCAATGTATCAGAAAGGGGGGAATTTTGGTGGTTAGAGAAATATGAAATTGTGGAAATTTTTCAGATATTTCGAACGAAATATTCAAACAAACTTTAAACTCTCGAACAGCAAAAATGAGGAAATTTGACAAGAGATCCGTCATTTCTAGCAACTTCTGCAACAAAACAAACGAGGGCATTCATGATTCACAATGAAAAGGACACCATAGGAACAACACACCTGCAGCTTGGGCTGCCGTCGCCCATGACACGGATGAAGAGCAGTTGCCGTCGATGTCGCCGGAGATTGTGGCTATCAATGTCTTCCAAAGTGTCCGCTCCACCGCTGCGCGCCGCATCGGTGTGGGGAGCGCCCGCCCCACCTCGGCGCCTGTCGTCGACTTCGCCGGAGAGGCTGCTCCTCCGCCGTTCCAACCGCCGCCGAGGAATAGCTGCGGCGCGCCGCCTAGCTGCAAGGAAGATGTCGCCTCGTGAGGAACCAATAGCAAGGGACCAGGGAAGTGAATCAAGTGATACAAATAGGGAAGAGAAAGGGAGGAATTAAgaattttgactgattttgacCCTTTTGATCAAAATATTTGACCGGTAGCCATTTCCATCGGACCCCTCTAAAAGAactgaaatttcggaaattgTGAACCTTGCTTGTGGCAACACAAGCAATCTTCATTGTGTTCATCTTAAAGGATTGGGTGCTTCCACAAATCAATGAAAAATCCTACTTAACAAATATCCATCAGAGAAATGTGCATATGCATTAATGTTAAGACATATTGTTTCATTATTGCAAAATGTTTCACCAACAGAAAGTTCTTCTCTTGTGAATGTTCAATAGCATTATGAGATCAATTCAAGAATAAACTTgagtttaccttttttttttactagtgtaGATGCTGAATTGACATCTAAGCTATTAGCCATAATATTGGCTCAACTTTTACAAATGTaaagaaaatctaaaaataagTATCACAGTTTGATAGAATCAACAATGCATGCTTAGTGCCACCAAAATTAATTTGCAACAGATATTTCAATCAATCACGTTGTAGGTGATCTGTTGTACATGCATAGCAGACAGGACAGTCCTGATAAGCCTTAATTTCTATCAACAACCATTTCTTCCTCATACTCGTTGGGAGCCCCAAAAGAGATCTAAGCAGGCAGCCATTGTCACGACAAATAATGCCATACGCTTTCAGCAAATCATCACAATCCAACCCAGGTATCTCTTCGAGTGCCACCAAGATCTCCTCAGGAGAAGCCATCCTTGACACCTGCAGATTTTTGGGAGATGACTCCAATGCTAAAAATTGTGACAAATTACTGCTGATTTCGGTTGTAATTGGCAGCTTGTCGATGTTCGCCGGCGGCATTGTTGTGACATCGCCACAGCTTACTACATATGTAGCAAAGTAGTCggggattttgataggaatgtaagtgcaTCCATATGGAAGTAGCCATGAGAAAATATCATCGTCGCACAAAACCGACACTAGTGCCTTGCTCTTCGTGTCCATCATGACCTTCCACatcgtctcgtcgtcgtcgttgtcgtcgtcgacgcGGTGTTTACGCCGTTTGCGTTCTCCGCGCACACTGAGGTAGATGAGGTTTGGGTCATGTATGCTCACGATGGGTAACTGTGGATTCGTGTGTGGGAGGCCGCGTAGGCGTCGAGGGACCAGAGCTCGGTGGCGTCGATCATGGCGTCCATGGTCCATGATGACATGTCGCCGTCGTTGTCCATCCTCATTGTCCAGGTGTGGATGACGAAGGCGCCGCCGGAATGGTCGCACTGcgtcgcgccgcggcggccgcagcagcaTCGCGGGAAGATGTCGACGAACTTGAGCGTGGCTCCGCCGTCGATGGCGCAGACGGTTCGGGTGTCGAGCAGGCAATGCCACCGGTTGCCGCCACGGCGGTCGTGCTCCTCGTCGAACGCGCCGGCGGGGGCCTCCACGGGGAGCGGCACGtagcgcggccggcggcggaggggggccTGCTCGTCGAACACGTCGTCGCAGAGGATGACGCCGCGGTACAGGTCGACGTAGCACAGCCGCCGGTCGCCGACGTGGACGGCCATGTCGGCCTCCCAGTAGGAGAGCTCCTCGCCCTTGCCGTCGTCGTGGACGATCGGCGAGATCGGCGTGGCGCTCCACTCGCCGGAGCGGAGCACGACGAGCTCGGCGCCCTCCAACGTGTCGCGCCTGCGGCGCCTCTTGGTGAGGAGCTCCGCCAccacgagctcgccgtcgccgccgccgccgccgccgcggcgcacgaGGAGGCCGGTGCTCCCTTCACGCAGCTGGTGCGCCTTGGCGCTCTGATGCGGACGATACGCCGTTTTCTCAACCTCTGACAATGGGACCCAGTAAGTCGGGAGCAGcgacaaggacggcggcggacgTGGTAGGCCGTcttcgtcggcgacggcggcggcgctggcatTGTAGACGAAGTAATCGAAGTGCTCGTCGTTCTCTCCCTTCTCGTAATGCATCTCGACGAGCACGGAGTCGCcgtgggcggcgacgacgttgATCGAGGGTCCGTGAACTCTGTGCTTGCTGCACGGCGAGCAGTGGAAGCTTAGCTGcgacgccgccggtggcgcctcGAGGCGAAGGGAGACGCGGACGAGATGGCCGTAGGAGGAGCGGGAGGCCGACCGGTGATCTTGGCTCCACCGGAGTTGGAGGTGGAGTCCTCG
The nucleotide sequence above comes from Oryza glaberrima chromosome 11, OglaRS2, whole genome shotgun sequence. Encoded proteins:
- the LOC127754644 gene encoding uncharacterized protein LOC127754644, coding for MAWTMDAMIDAAELDRLADAHGNPTAAGGGGGRRLPRVGDAQPLRRTRGRGRWRGLHLQLRWSQDHRSASRSSYGHLVRVSLRLEAPPAASQLSFHCSPCSKHRVHGPSINVVAAHGDSVLVEMHYEKGENDEHFDYFVYNASAAAVADEDGLPRPPPSLSLLPTYWVPLSEVEKTAYRPHQSAKAHQLREGSTGLLVRRGGGGGGDGELVVAELLTKRRRRRDTLEGAELVVLRSGEWSATPISPIVHDDGKGEELSYWEADMAVHVGDRRLCYVDLYRGVILCDDVFDEQAPLRRRPRYVPLPVEAPAGAFDEEHDRRGGNRWHCLLARSSSSTSSRDAAAAAAARRSATIPAAPSSSTPGQ